From a region of the Ficedula albicollis isolate OC2 chromosome 1A, FicAlb1.5, whole genome shotgun sequence genome:
- the TMPO gene encoding thymopoietin → MPEFLADPSVLTKEKLKSELIANNVSLPGGEQRKDVYVQLYLQHLTARNPPALAQPDFSSDEEREPTPLGARSRGAGALGRKATKKTDKPRPEEKDDLDITEMSNEDLQEKLIKYGVNPGPIVATTRKLYEKKLLKLMEQGPDLKAPVPLPAISTTENTKQNGNNDSDQYSDNEEDPKTELRLEKREPLKARTKMPAPIKQKRVVEHNQTYSQDGVTETVWTSGSSKSGPLQAFSRESTRGSRRTPRKRVEATAQLPIDDAVISESTTINETILAASNETLVGNRVPGNFKHAAPTLSVSELSDMPRRTPKKPLVTAEVLERTTEDRRVERDILKELFPYEVSTPTGISASCRRPIKGAASRPLEHSDFILEESYSKYAQKYGTSTDVKSEKPAVKKERPVPLWIKVLLFVVVSVFMFLVYQSMETNQGNPFAKYMKMVTPGSAE, encoded by the exons ATGCCCGAGTTCCTGGCGGATCCGTCGGTGCTGACCAAGGAGAAGCTGAAGAGCGAGCTGATCGCTAACAATGTGAGCCTCCCGGGCGGCGAGCAGCGCAAGGACGTGTACGTGCAGCTCTACCTGCAGCACCTCACCGCCCGCAACCCGCCCGCCCTCGCGCAGCCCGACTTTTCCAGCGACGAGGAGCGGGAGCCCACTCCTCTCGGTGCGCGGAGCCGCggcgct GGGGCgctgggccgg aaAGCTACAAAGAAAACTGACAAACCCAGACCAGAGGAGAAGGATGATCTAGATATAACAGAGATGAGTAATGAAGACCTTCAAGAGAAACTTATTAAGTATGGAGTAAATCCTGGCCCAATTGTAG CTACTACTAGGAAACTTTAtgagaaaaagcttttgaaactGATGGAACAAGGTCCTGACCTGAAGGCACCTGTGCCTCTGCCAGCAATTTCAACTACTGAGAACACCAAGCAGAATGGAAACAATGATTCTGACCAGTACAGTGACAATGAAGAAG ATCCGAAGACTGAGCTGAGGCTTGAGAAGAGAGAACCTCTGAAAGCCAGGACAAAGATGCCAGcaccaatcaaacaaaaaagagtTGTTGAACACAACCAG ACCTATTCTCAAGATGGAGTTACTGAGACTGTCTGGACAAGTGGATCTTCAAAAAGTGGACCTCTGCAGGCATTTTCTAGGGAGTCTACAAGAGGGTCGAGAAGAACACCAAGAAAAAGG GTGGAAGCTACAGCACAGTTGCCTATAGATGATGCTGTAATATCAGAGAGTACTACCATAAATGAAACTATATTGGCTGCAAGCAACGAGACCCTA GTTGGCAATAGGGTGCCTGGAAATTTCAAGCATGCAGCTCCTACACTGTCAGTCAGTGAACTCTCAGACATGCCCAGAAGAACACCAAAGAAACCACTGGTGACAGCtgaa GTGCTGGAGCGAACTACAGAAGACAGAAGAGTAGAAAGGGATATTCTTAAAGAATTGTTCCCTTATGAAGTGTCAACACCTACAGGAATTAG tgCTAGCTGCCGTAGACCAATCAAAGGAGCTGCAAGCCGGCCTCTAGAGCACAGTGACTTCATACTGGAGGAAAGTTACTCTAAGTATGCGCAAAAATACGGTACCTCGACTGACGTCAAGTCAGAGAAACCAGCAGTAAAAAAAGAACGCCCAGTTCCCCTGTGGATAAAAGTTCTtctctttgttgttgtttcagtCTTCATGTTTTTGGTTTATCAGTCAATGGAAACTAATCAAGGAAATCCTTTTGCTAAATACATGAAAATGGTCACTCCAGGCAGTGCCGAATGA